CGTGAAATGTGACGATCTATCGTTAGGGATCGGATGACCGGGTAACCGCTTCCCGACAGGCGATTACCTGTTCATCGACACCTGAGAACTACGGAAGAAATATGACCCTCATTATCGGTTGGATATTATTGTTTGCATCGGTCATCGGTGGTTTCATACTTGCTGGTGGCCACTTGATCATTTTATTCCAACCCATTGAATATCTAATGATTCTAGGGGCCGGGATTGCGGCCTTTGTCGGAGGCAACTCGGGCAAGACGATGAAAGCCACCCTTGGCGGCTTTGGGACCGCCATCAAGGGATCGAAGTACAAAAAAACCCTCTACATGGAAACCCTGGCGCTGCTATTCAATATCTTTACTCGGGCGCGCAAGGAGGGCCTGATGGCCATCGAGGAAGATATCGAAGATCCGCACAACAGTGCGCTATTCCAGCAGGCGCCCACCGTCTTGGCCGATCATCATGCGGTAGATTTTATTACTGATTATCTGCGTTTGATGGTATCGAGCACGTTGGATGTCCATCAGATCGATAATCTCATGGATATCGATATTGAAACCCACCATCAGGAAGCCTCATTGCCCGGTACAGGGATTGCGAAGATGGCAGATGGGTTGCCAGCATTTGGTATTGTCGCGGCAGTACTCGGTGTGATCCACACCATGGAGTCAGTAGATCAGCCCCCGTCCGTGCTCGGCGGTTTGATCGCTGCCGCGCTTGTTGGGACTTTTCTGGGTATTCTGATTTCTTACGGTGTCGTCGCGCCTGTCGCAACCAACCTAGAGCACAAGGTCAACGATTCGACCAAGTACTATCAAAGCATCAAGGCGGCCATGATTGCATTCATGAATGGCTATCCGCCGCAGGTTTCCGCGGAATTTGGCCGCAAGGTCCTCTTCTCGTCCGATCGTCCCGGGTTCCAGGAACTCGAGGAATATCTCAAAGAGAAGAAATAATGCGCGCCGCCGCGGCGTCAGCGCGCGAAAGAGAGTAGAGCGATGGCCGAACAGCCGGATCAAGCCAAACCGATCATCATCAAGAAGGTCAACAAGGGGCACCATGGTCACCATGGCGGCGCCTGGAAAATTGCCTACGCCGACTTCGTGACGGCCATGATGGCGTTTTTCCTGCTCATGTGGCTGCTTGGCTCCGTAGGGGAGGTAAAGCTCAAGGGTATCGCTGATTATTTCACCAACCCCCTCAAAGTGACCCTGGAAGGCGGGCCCAGTGCCGGTGCATCGGTTAGCCTCATCAATGCCGGGGGTGAAGATCTGACCCGGCAGCAGGGGCAGGTGCACAATGGAACGAATCCCACCCCAAAACCGAATCTCGACGAGCATAAACTGACGGAGGAAGAAGCCCGCAAGAAAATCGAGGAAGCCGACAAGAAGCGCATCGAAGACCTCAAGAAGGAGCTTGAGTCGCTGATCAACATCGATCCGGCACTGAAGAACTACAAGGACCAGATTCGCCTGGACATGACGCGCGATGGTCTCAGAATCCAGATTCTCGATCAGGCCAAACGACCGATGTTCAAGGTCGGATCAACGCACCTCGAGCCCTATGCGGCCGAAATCCTCAACAAGCTTGCCCCGGTGATCAACAAGCTACCCAATCGGCTCAGTATCATTGGTCATACCGATGCGTTGCCCTATAACGGTATCGATCGGAGCAACTGGGAACTTTCAGCTGATCGGGCCAATGCGGCACGTCGGGAATTGGTCAAGGATGGGTACGACGAGAAAAAACTGCTTCGTGTCATTGGCATGGCAGATGCCTTGCCATTCATCCCGGAGGATCCTGCGGATCCGAGAAACCGGCGCATTTCCATCATCGTCATGAACGACACGGCGACGGAACGCGTGCTCAATCCGACGGACTTCAAAGCCGTCGGCGGATCGTCCGATACCAACGGACAAATTCAGTTGATCACACCCAATCTGGGTATCGATACGCAATTGACCCCACCCATGAATGCACCGACGGCACCTGTCGGCGCGACGGGCAGTAACGCTGCGCCAACGGGTCATGATGGCAGCGCAACTCACTAAGCGCGCGACGATGAACCCCCGATTTGTGCGTGCACAGCCAGAGATCAACCGTGCCGGCATACTGGCCAAGTCCGAATCATGAGACGTTCGTTCACTTTCGCCATCGCGCTCGTTGCGCTTTCTGCCGGCATAGTGATGACAACCGCGTTGCTTTATCTCGG
The Halothiobacillus diazotrophicus DNA segment above includes these coding regions:
- the motA gene encoding flagellar motor stator protein MotA, translating into MTLIIGWILLFASVIGGFILAGGHLIILFQPIEYLMILGAGIAAFVGGNSGKTMKATLGGFGTAIKGSKYKKTLYMETLALLFNIFTRARKEGLMAIEEDIEDPHNSALFQQAPTVLADHHAVDFITDYLRLMVSSTLDVHQIDNLMDIDIETHHQEASLPGTGIAKMADGLPAFGIVAAVLGVIHTMESVDQPPSVLGGLIAAALVGTFLGILISYGVVAPVATNLEHKVNDSTKYYQSIKAAMIAFMNGYPPQVSAEFGRKVLFSSDRPGFQELEEYLKEKK
- the motB gene encoding flagellar motor protein MotB, translating into MAEQPDQAKPIIIKKVNKGHHGHHGGAWKIAYADFVTAMMAFFLLMWLLGSVGEVKLKGIADYFTNPLKVTLEGGPSAGASVSLINAGGEDLTRQQGQVHNGTNPTPKPNLDEHKLTEEEARKKIEEADKKRIEDLKKELESLINIDPALKNYKDQIRLDMTRDGLRIQILDQAKRPMFKVGSTHLEPYAAEILNKLAPVINKLPNRLSIIGHTDALPYNGIDRSNWELSADRANAARRELVKDGYDEKKLLRVIGMADALPFIPEDPADPRNRRISIIVMNDTATERVLNPTDFKAVGGSSDTNGQIQLITPNLGIDTQLTPPMNAPTAPVGATGSNAAPTGHDGSATH